A part of Fundulus heteroclitus isolate FHET01 chromosome 23, MU-UCD_Fhet_4.1, whole genome shotgun sequence genomic DNA contains:
- the mcts1 gene encoding malignant T-cell-amplified sequence 1, with product MFKKFDEKENVSNCIQLKTSVIKGIKNQLLDQFPEIEPWLNQIMPKKDPVKIVRCHEHIEILTVNGELLFFRQREGPFYPTLRLLHKYPFILPHQQVDKGAIKFVLSGANIMCPGLTSPGAKLYPSDADTVVAIMAEGKQHALCVGVMKMSAENIEKVNKGIGIENVHYLNDGLWHMKTYK from the exons ATGTTTAAAAA ATTCGACGAGAAGGAAAATGTGTCGAACTGCATCCAGCTGAAGACATCAGTGATCAAAGGCATCAAAAATCAGCTGTTGGACCAGTTCCCCGAAATCGAACCATGGCTCAATCAAATAATGCCAAAAAAGGACCCTGTTAAAATAGTGAGATG CCATGAACACATTGAAATCCTGACAGTGAATGGAGAACTGCTTTTCTTCAGACAAAGGGAAGGACCCTTCTATCCCACCCTCAGACTGCTCCATAAAT ATCCGTTCATTCTCCCACACCAGCAAGTGGACAAAGGGGCTATAAAATTTGTGTTGAGTGGAGCAAATATCATGTGTCCGGGGCTCACTTCACCAGGTGCCAAACTCTACCCTTCTGATGCCGACACAGTAGTT GCTATTATGGCAGAGGGAAAGCAACATGCACTTTGTGTCGGTGTGATGAAGATGTCGGCTGAAAACAT agaaaaagtcAACAAGGGAATCGGAATCGAGAACGTCCACTATCTGAACGACGGTTTGTGGCACATGAAGACGTATAAATGA
- the c1galt1c1 gene encoding C1GALT1-specific chaperone 1, with translation MLSEGGSFMKGMALGGVFCLVLSLLGSFSPVTESRTEEEHHHHHHVKAASKDELQQLSDSRLRELNDQLKVYCVIMVQPKTLVYWATALDTWTKHCDKAEFYTSESSKALEAVDLKEKDDWARLRKALQHAYENAGDIRWFFVAQPSTFAIIENLKYLVLTKDPEQPFYLGKAVKSGELEYVEFGSGIVLSYEALRRLVDVFQDEDKCPERGRALWKLSEDKQLAVCLKFTGVFAENGEDVHGKGVFNSRSVDSLISESMKQNPNNVVEGCCSDMAVTFSGLSPNQMQVMMFGVYRLRPYGHDFHDLLTFYPPKGSDND, from the coding sequence ATGTTGTCCGAAGGAGGCTCTTTCATGAAGGGGATGGCCTTGGGAGGCGTCTTCTGCTTGGTGCTGTCGCTGCTGGGCAGTTTCAGCCCCGTCACCGAGTCCAGGACGGAGGAGgagcaccaccaccaccatcacgtCAAGGCGGCGAGCAAAGACGAGCTCCAGCAGCTCTCCGACAGCAGGCTGCGGGAGCTGAACGACCAGCTCAAGGTCTATTGCGTCATCATGGTCCAGCCCAAAACCCTGGTTTACTGGGCCACAGCTTTGGACACCTGGACCAAGCACTGCGACAAGGCCGAGTTTTACACCTCGGAGTCTTCCAAGGCGCTGGAGGCGGTCGACCTGAAGGAAAAGGACGACTGGGCGAGGCTGCGTAAAGCCCTGCAGCACGCCTACGAGAACGCCGGGGACATCCGCTGGTTCTTCGTGGCCCAGCCCTCCACCTTCGCCATCATCGAGAACCTCAAGTATCTGGTGCTCACTAAGGATCCGGAGCAGCCGTTCTACCTGGGGAAGGCGGTGAAGTCCGGGGAGCTGGAGTACGTGGAGTTCGGCAGCGGCATCGTCCTCAGCTACGAGGCTCTGAGGAGGCTGGTGGACGTCTTCCAGGACGAGGACAAATGCCCGGAGAGGGGACGCGCTCTGTGGAAGCTGAGCGAGGACAAGCAGCTCGCCGTGTGCCTCAAATTCACGGGCGTGTTCGCGGAGAACGGCGAAGACGTCCACGGGAAGGGCGTGTTCAACAGCAGGAGCGTGGACAGCTTGATCTCGGAAAGCATGAAGCAGAACCCCAACAACGTGGTGGAGGGCTGCTGCTCCGACATGGCCGTCACCTTCAGCGGCCTGTCGCCCAACCAGATGCAGGTCATGATGTTCGGAGTTTACAGACTCCGTCCGTACGGACACGACTTCCACGACCTGTTGACATTTTACCCGCCCAAGGGTTCAGACAACGACTAG